A single window of Vigna unguiculata cultivar IT97K-499-35 chromosome 1, ASM411807v1, whole genome shotgun sequence DNA harbors:
- the LOC114194802 gene encoding probably inactive leucine-rich repeat receptor-like protein kinase At5g06940, protein MATTTFCTYLFLLSVSLSIFDLSSSSSEGDTLLSFKASIEDSKKALSTWSNTSSNHYCNWTGITCSTTPLLSVISINLQSLNLSGDISSSICDLPHLSYLNLADNIFNQPIPLHLSECASLETLNLSTNLIWGTIPSQISQFASLRVLDLGRNHIEGKIPESLGSLKNLQVLNMGSNLLSGTVPAVFGNLTKLEVLDLSQNPYLVSEIPEDIGDLENLQQLMLQSSSFQGKIPDSLVGLVSLTHLDLSENNLTGGVPQALPSSLKNLVSLDVSQNKLLGPFPSGICKGEGLVNLCLHSNAFNGSIPSSIDECKSLERFQVQNNAFSGDFPAALWSLPKIKLIRVENNRFSGQIPESISGAVQLEQVQLDNNSFAGKIPQGLGFVKSLYRFSASLNRFDGELPPNFCDSPVMSIVNLSHNSLSGQIPALKKCRKLVSLSLADNSLTGEIPSSLAELPVLTYLDLSDNNLTGLIPQGLQNLKLALFNVSYNQLSGKVPYSLISGLPASFLDGNPGLCGPGLPNSCSDDMPRRHIGGITTLACALISLAFVVGTGIVVGGFILYRRYSKGNQVGVWRSVFFYPLRITEHDLLVGMNEKSSMGNGGFFGRVYVVSLPSGELIAVKKLVNFGSQSSKSLKAEVKTLAKIRHKNVVKILGFCHSDESVFLIYEYLHGGSLGDLISGQNFQLQWVVRLKIAIGVAQGLAYLHKDYVPHLLHRNVKSSNILLDANFEPKLTDFALDRVVGEASFQSILNSEAASSCYIAPENGYSKKASEQLDIYSFGVVLLELVSGRQAEETESSDSVDIVKWVRRKVNIANGVHQVLDPKISNTFHQEMIGALDIALRCTSVVPEKRPSMVEVVRSLQSLESRSCIANLHEPNEESSPV, encoded by the exons ATGGCCACTACTACATTCTGTACATACCTATTCCTTCTCTCTGTGTCCCTTTCAATCTTCGATCTCAGTTCATCTTCTTCAGAAGGGGACACCCTTCTCTCCTTCAAGGCCTCCATTGAAGACTCTAAGAAGGCCTTGTCTACCTGGTCCAACACTTCATCAAACCATTACTGTAACTGGACTGGAATAACCTGTTCCACCACACCTTTACTCTCTGTAATTTCTATCAATCTTCAGAGCTTGAACCTTTCTGGGGatatctcatcttccatttgtGACCTTCCACATCTGTCTTATCTAAACCTTGCTGATAACATCTTCAACCAGCCCATCCCTCTTCACCTCTCTGAGTGTGCTTCCTTGGAGACTTTGAATCTCAGTACCAACCTCATATGGGGCACTATCCCATCTCAGATTTCTCAGTTTGCTTCCTTGAGAGTGCTTGATTTGGGAAGAAACCACATAGAAGGAAAAATCCCTGAGAGCTTAGGCTCCTTGAAGAACCTCCAAGTCCTCAACATGGGAAGCAACTTGCTTTCAGGCACTGTGCCTGCTGTCTTTGGCAATCTAACTAAACTTGAAGTTCTTGATTTGTCTCAGAATCCTTACTTGGTGAGTGAGATTCCAGAGGATATCGGCGACCTTGAAAATCTACAGCAGCTTATGTTGCAAAGCTCTTCTTTTCAAGGCAAAATTCCAGATTCTCTGGTGGGCCTGGTTAGTTTGACCCATTTAGATCTCTCTGAGAACAACCTAACAGGTGGGGTTCCTCAGGCTCTACCATCTTCTCTCAAGAACCTGGTTTCGTTAGATGTTTCACAAAACAAGCTTTTGGGGCCATTTCCAAGTGGCATCTGCAAAGGAGAAGGCCTTGTAAACCTCTGTCTCCATTCAAATGCCTTCAATGGTTCAATACCCAGCTCCATTGATGAATGTAAGAGTCTTGAGAGATTCCAAGTCCAGAACAATGCCTTCTCTGGAGATTTCCCCGCTGCCTTGTGGTCATTACCCAAAATCAAACTCATAAGAGTTGAAAACAACAGATTCTCAGGACAAATACCTGAGTCAATTTCAGGAGCTGTTCAGTTGGAGCAAGTTCAGCTCGACAACAACAGCTTTGCTGGTAAAATTCCTCAAGGTCTTGGCTTTGTCAAGAGCTTATACAGATTTTCTGCTTCTCTCAACCGTTTCGATGGTGAACTTCCTCCAAACTTTTGTGACTCTCCTGTTATGAGCATAGTAAATCTCTCCCACAATTCTCTTTCTGGTCAAATACCAGCGCTGAAAAAATGCAGGAAACTAGTTTCATTGTCTTTGGCCGATAACAGTCTAACCGGAGAAATCCCCTCTTCTCTTGCCGAGCTTCCTGTACTCACTTACCTTGATCTTTCAGATAACAATCTCACTGGTTTAATCCCACAAGGACTTCAGAACTTGAAGCTTGCTCTTTTCAATGTCTCCTACAATCAGTTATCGGGTAAAGTACCATACTCCTTGATTTCTGGTCTCCCTGCCTCGTTTTTGGACGGAAACCCTGGTCTTTGTGGCCCTGGATTGCCTAACTCTTGTTCTGATGACATGCCAAGACGCCACATTGGTGGCATTACAACCTTAGCATGTGCTCTCATCAGTTTAGCCTTTGTTGTTGGAACTGGCATTGTTGTTGGTGGTTTTATTTTGTATAGGAGATATTCCAAGGGGAATCAAGTAGGGGTCTGGCGCTCAGTGTTCTTTTATCCTCTCAGGATTACCGAGCATGATCTACTTGTAGGGATGAATGAGAAAAGCTCAATGGGAAATGGTGGGTTTTTTGGTAGAGTTTATGTCGTGAGTTTACCTAGTGGTGAACTAATAGCTGTGAAGAAGTTAGTCAATTTTGGAAGCCAGTCCTCCAAAAGTTTGAAAGCGGAGGTGAAGACTCTGGCAAAAATTAGGCACAAGAATGTTGTTAAAATTCTGGGTTTCTGCCACTCCGATGAGTCGGTGTTTCTCATTTATGAGTACTTGCATGGAGGGAGCTTAGGGGATTTGATTTCTGGTCAGAATTTTCAGCTGCAGTGGGTGGTTCGATTAAAAATTGCCATTGGAGTTGCTCAAGGGCTGGCATATCTTCACAAGGATTATGTCCCTCACTTGCTTCACAGAAATGTCAAGTCAAGTAACATTTTGTTGGATGCAAATTTCGAGCCAAAGCTCACAGATTTTGCTCTTGATCGAGTTGTGGGAGAAGCTTCATTTCAATCAATTTTGAACTCTGAAGCAGCATCTTCATGTTACATCGCACCAG AAAATGGTTACAGTAAGAAAGCATCTGAACAATTGGACATCTACAGCTTTGGCGTGGTACTACTGGAGCTAGTGAGTGGTAGGCAAGCAGAAGAAACGGAGTCAAGTGACTCGGTTGACATTGTGAAGTGGGTTAGGAGGAAAGTGAACATCGCTAATGGGGTGCATCAAGTTCTTGAcccaaaaatatcaaacactTTTCACCAAGAGATGATTGGAGCTTTAGACATTGCACTTCGTTGCACTTCTGTGGTGCCTGAGAAAAGACCATCCATGGTAGAAGTTGTTAGAAGCCTTCAATCCCTGGAGTCAAGAAGTTGCATTGCAAATTTGCATGAACCAAATGAGGAATCCTCACCAGTCTGA